The Bernardetia sp. ABR2-2B DNA window TGGATGCAGAAGGTGGAAATACGCCAACTAACCCAGCTCCAAAGGAAGAAGAAGTAGAAGAAAAAGAGATGGTCTTAGAAACTGTTTCTGCAAATGGCAGTAGTCAAGTAAACGGAGTTACTCATCAAAAAAATGACTTTGCTACGGCAACACGTTTTTATTCGCCTTTAGTAATGTCTATTGCAAAAGAGGAAAGTGTATCTATTTCTGAACTGGAAACTATCAAAGGAACAGGTTTGGAAGGACGTGTTACGAAAAATGACATGTTCTCTTTCCTTCAAAATAGAAAAAATAATGGTAATGGTTCACAAACTGTTGCTACGCCTCAAACTCAACAAAAAATTGAAGTAAAAGAACGTAAGGCAGAATCGAATCAGAAACTAGAACAGTTACAGCCAGTCAAATCATACAGTAGTGATGTTGAGGTTGTCGAAATGGATAGAATGCGTAAAATGATTGCCCAAAGAATGGTCGAATCAAAACGTGTTTCTCCTCATGTTACTTCATTTGTAGAAGCCGATGTTACTAATCTTGTAAATTGGAGAAACAAATGGAAAAGAGTAGTGAAAGACCGTGATGGTGTTGCTCTTACGTTTACGCCTATTTTCGTAGAAGCTGTCGCAAAGGCAATTCAAGACTTCCCAAAAATAAACTGTTCGGTAGATGGTGATAAGATATTAATGAAAAAAGGAATTCATGTAGGCATTGCAGTTGCTCTTTCGAATGATAATTTGATTGTTCCAGTTATCAAGAATACGAATGAACTCAATCTTTTAGGAATCACTAAAAAAGTCTCTGAACTTGTAGATAAAGCTAGAAATAATAAACTTTCTCCAGATGATTTGTCAGGAGGGACTTATACGCTTTCAAATATTGGTTCATTTGGAAATATGCTCGGAACGCCAATTATTATGCAACCACAAGTTGCTATTATGTCAGTTGGCGCAGTAGTCAAGAAACCTGCTGTTGTGGAAACAGAACACGGTGATATGATTGGAATTCGTCATATGATGTACCTTTCTCATTCTTATGACCACAGAGTTGTAGATGGTGGGCTTGGTGGAAAGTTTGTAAGAAGAGTAGCTGATTATTTAGAGAACTTTGATGTAAACACTACAATTTAGTGGTAAGTTGTAAGTGAAATGAAAATATATTTGACTTAGAAAGTTAGAAAGGCATTGAATTAAATTTAATTCAATGCCTTTTTGGTTTTACTCAAAGGAGTAAAACTCTTTTATCAATTTAAACTAACCCTAAATTTTCAAAATCTGCATTTAAAATGCTTTTAGGATTCGTTTTGAGCCAATTTTTTAGAATATCACTATAAATCTGACGAAAATCTATTTTGAATTTCAAATCTCCATTATCTAAGTCTGTCAAGTTTGGTGCTTGTCCTACAAACTGTTTCTTTTTGAGATCTCCACCTGCTAAGAAAACTACATTTGCTGTTCCATGGTCTGTTCCACGACTTGCATTTTCGCCTACTCGTCTGCCAAATTTTGAAAAGGTCATCACTAAAGTATCGTTCCAGTTATCTGTTTTCCTCAAATCTTTTCGAAGTGCTTCAATCGCTTCTGCATAGTTTTTAAAAAGCCTTTCTTGTGCATTTTTTTGATTGGCGTGTGTATCAAAACCATTTAAAGAAACATAGTAAATTTGAGAATCACAGCCCGAATTTATGAGTTTAGCAACTTGCTGAATATCCTTTCCAAAACGATTCTTGGGATAATTTGCTACTGTTTTTCCTGCCTTATTTTTTTCAAATAAATATTCTGAACTGGCTGCTGTATTAGAAAGTGTTTGATACAAATAACTTACTTGCTCGTCGTGCGAATGTTCATGATGAGATTTGAGAGAATAAGCTACATTATTTTTTTCTGAATCTAAAATTGCTTTCACAACTGGCGTACTTGTCGTTCGTTTCAAACGATTCAAATCTTGTGCAGCAAAACCACTTTTCTTGATTCCTTTTAGAGCCAAACTAAGTGTATCGTCCATTTCTAAAGCAAAATGGGTTGGTTTATTTTGATTTTCCAAATGAATATTATCCAAATAACGTCCTAGCCAACCTGTTGAAAGATATTCATTTGAGCTACTTCCTGTTTGCCAAATGTCCATCGAACGAAAATGCGAACGGTCTGGATTTGGATAACCTACATTATTTATGATTGTCAGCTCTCCTTCTTCATAGATTTTTTTGAGTGGTAAAAGCGCAGGATTAAGTCCTTGCTCATCTGAAAGCTTGATTACTTCATTTTGTGGAATTGCAATTTGTGGACGTTCTTTATAATAAATATCATTTCTAAATGGGATAACTGTATTTAATCCATCATTTCCACCTGAAAGCTGAATAATAATAAGTTTTTTGTTTGAAGTCTTGATAGAACTTGCTGCCATAGAATCAAATCCTTTTAAAAATAGAGGAACAAACAACGTTCCTGCCGTAGCAAGTCCCATCTGACCAATAAATTTTCTTCTCGTTGTTTTCATACTATTGTGATTTTAAATTATTTACAACACTTAGAAAGTATTAGCTATTTTTGATTTAGCACATTTGATACTCTGGCAGACTAAGAATAGAAACTGTCCATGCTTTTATTTTTTCATTCTGATTAGTTGCTGCGTTGGCATAGGCTTCAAAAGCAGTTTTTTGAAATGTCTTGTTTAATTCCTTTTTTGAGTTTTGAGGAATTTGTATCAAAAAATCAGAAAGTTCTTTTGCTAAATCTTTAGTATCTGTTTTTTGAAATGATTTCATAAGTGGATTTATGTTTGCCGAAACATCAATTTTTCTCCCTACTCTTATTTTTTTGGTTTCTGGTTCGTCTTTTATATCGATTTCTATTTCAGCTTGATTAAAAATATAACCTGCATAATTGAGCCGAACCATCAAAGTAGCATTGTCAATCCATGCTTTTCCTCCTTGCCAACCTGCTACATTTGGAGGACGAAAAAGAATTTGTCCTAATACTTTTTGAGTAAACAAAATTCCATCTTCATTTTTAAAATTAAGATTTAATGTTCTCATCATTCCTACCAAAAACTCAACTGGAGATTTTATTTTCGAACCAATATTTTGTTCTTCATAAAACCAATCTTGTAAAAATAAATGTTTCATCATTTTTTCAATATTATAATCGGACTCAAAAAAAACAGTTGTTAATTCTTCTATATTTTTTTTATTTGGCTCTACCTCATTAACAAAAAAGCTATAAATTTTGGTAGTAATAAAATGAGCTGTTTCTTTTTTGGAAAGAATAATATCAATAATATCATTGCCATCAAAGTTTCCTGTTTTGCCCATAAATGTTTTTTGTCCTTCATCATGCGCTCGTTGTCTAAAGTTAAATTCTCCTGTCAGACGATTCGTAAACCAGCCTGTAAATGCTCTTGCAGCTTCTTTTATATCATTTTCAGTATAATTTCCTCTTCCAATTGTGAAGAGTTCTAGTAGTTCTCTAGCAAAATTTTCATTTGGTTTTCTCTTTCTGTTCTGTTGATTATTGAGATACAGAATCATTGCAGCATCTTTAGCAATTGCCAAAACAAGGTCTTTAAAATTTCCTAGCGCATGTTTTTTGATAGTATTGATTTGTTGAACGGCAAAAATTGGATTTTTGAGTTCACAAGCAAAATGTCCGTGCCAAAAGAAAGCCATTTTTTCACGTAATGTTCCCTTTTTAGGGTGTGCCATTTGTTCTACCCACTCTACATTGAGTTCTCTTACGTCTTGTCGTGCTGATTTACGAAGTTGTTTTTTCTGTTTGCCATTCATATTTTTCATGGCTGAAAGAGAATGCATATCAAAATCATTAGAGAATTTATGAATCGGTTTTGCACGTTCAAAAATTTGCTTGACAGCAGATTTTATGTTTTTAGTAGTCTTTAGCATATTTATATCTTTGGGCAAAATTCCAAATTCTGCACGCCAATATAAATGCTGTATCTTTTGTGGAGTTGATTTCATAAAAATAGTCGTTTTGGTAAGTAGAGAAATCAAATTTTATCTATTAGACTATTTTTTGTGGGAATGGTTTAATTCAATTAAATAAAAATTCAATTTTAATTATTTTTATTTCTTTTCCTGTGCTATCATTATTTCCACATTTGGGTCTAACTTGCTTTTAGCTTCTTCAACTTCTTTTTTTGACATTTTTCTAACGAATGAGGCAGAAGAACCACAATGACTTTTTTGATTTTTACCATAAAAGTGTATGAAATAAAGCCCTTTTTTGAGAGTTTGAAATTTGGTTTCATTTCTTTTACTATCCAAAACTTTTGTTTTCTTAGATAGTTCATAGGTTGGATACTTTATTCTTTCATCTATTTTATCTTTTTCTAAATTAGAGGAACGATTAGCCATTCTGACAGACATGTCTTTTATAGAATCAGACCCTAACTCTGTAATAAATTTTATTTCTTCATTTCCTTTCGAAATAAAATGAAATACAGTAAATGAAGTTGCATTGTCTTTTCTACGTCCTAAGATATTGTAATGCTTTTTATATTCAAATCCACCTTCTAAGTATTTTTCCTTTATTTCAACGTGATGCTCACAGCATTTTGTGTCAATCATTTTTTCTTCTGTATAAGAAAATAAAGGAATCAAGAGAATGAAAAATAAAATAAGTGTTTTCATAAGATAAATTTCACAATAGGTTTTAGAGTTTTTATGGCACATAGAGCATAAATTAAATTATATTCTATATGCCACAAATTAGACTTTACTTTTTTTCAGCCCAATGTTCTTTTTCTTCTTCTGTCCAAAGTGTAGGGAAAAACTTCCGTTGCTGGAATTTTGGATGTAAATATTTTTGCCATTTTGAACCTCCAGTAGCTGCTTTATTCTCTCCTTTACTATCCAAATAATGTTTTGCTGTATTGAGATGAACAAGTGGAAAAGTAACATTATAAAGCGTATCAAAATCTCTCAATAAATTTTGTAAATCAACTGAAATAGGCGAAGTAGCATTTAGTTTTATCAATTTATCTTCTACTGTATTTCCTTCTAGCTCTTTGGCAAGATGAACAAATTTATCTAAATATTTTTCTTCAAACTGCCTTAAAGTGAGTGTTTTATTTCCTGTCTTTCGGTTTTGTCCTGCATCTTTCCAGTAAATATGCTCAAAATAATCTTCAATTTTTGGATTTGCATTTTCTTTCAAACGCTCTATTCCTTTTTGATTAACTAAGTTTTTTACTCCAGTACAATAAATCTCAATAAAACGAAATTGTGCGCTCTGAAAACCACTAGCAGGAGTTAATGTACTTCTAAAGGTATTGTAATCATCATAATCCATTCCTTCACTCATCACTGAAAAAGAATTGATAAGCATAGAAGTATAACGATTTAGACGATGGATTTTGGTACTAATAAACGTTTCTGTAATATTTTCTTCCTCAATAATTTGTTCTAATTCGTGAACCATTAATTTGAGAGTAAGTTCTGTAATTTGATGATAAATAATAAATATTTCTTCGTCCTTAAAGTCAGTACGAGGTTTTTGAAGAGAAAGAAGTGTATCTACTTCGATATAATCCCAATAATTAATTGGCTTTGCTTCCAATAACCCTTTCAAATAGGTATCTGGGTTTTCGCCTAAATTATAATATTTTTCATTGATGGCTTTTATGATTTCTTCTTGTGTCATTGTTTTGTTTATTGATTATAAATTGTGGCTACAAAGTTAATCATATAGAATTTTATCAAGTACATTTAAGAAAATTCTTTGCTATTTTGACAACCCAACTCTTATTTTTAGAGTAATAAATAGTAGAACAATCTTACAACTTTGCTATAACTATTCTATAAAAATGAGAAATAGTCTAACACTTACCAAAAAACAATCTTTTTTTCTAAAAGAAAACCGTCAAGACCCAGTTACAGGAGATGAGTTTAATTTAGGAGATGAAATAGTTTTTTGTGCATCTTGTAAATCTGCTTTTTTGAAAGAAAGTTGGGAATACATGAACTCAAAACATTGTGGGCAAACTTTTACGCTTAGAAAATTTCCTATTCAATCCAAACTAAAACTCTCTAAGCCTATCATTTATGACTTTAAAAAGCCTGATACTGGAAAGCGTATTGTAGCTTATTTAATAGATAATCTTTTTGCTGGTCTCATAGCCGTATTAGCTTATTTCATTCTTGAGAGTATGGCAAGAGGGATTGCTGAAGGTCTGTCTTTTTTAATAGGAACTATGTATATGCTATTTAGAGATGGAATTGGTATAAAGGGAAGTTTGGGAAAGCGAGGAGCAGGACTTTATTTTATAGATACTAAAACTAAAAAGAATGCTTCTGTCTTAACTCTTTTGTTTAGAAACGTACTTTATTGGATTTGTCTTTTTGCTGCAATTAGTTGTATAGTTTTTTTAGAAGTAGCCATTGGAGCAAGTGGAGTGATAGGAAGTTTGTTAGGTTTTGGGCTGTTGATTGTAAATATTATTAATGTCTTTTTAACCATAGACCAAAGCAATATTTTTGATAGAATATTGAAAATAGAATTGGTAGAAAAGAAATAAGAAAAGTAACTACTTACTAAATATTTTGTGAAGCAATCCAAGCTGTTGTCCAAGCTGCTTGAAAATTGAAACCTCCTGTAATGGCATCAATATCTAAGACTTCGCCAGTAAAATACAAATCAGGTAAAATTTTGCTTTTCATTGTTTTGAAATCAACTTCTTGCAAAGAGATTCCTCCACAGGTAACAAACTCATCTTTATAAGTGCTTTTTCCCGTTACTTTGAAGATTCCTTGAGTAAGTTGTTGGGTAAGGCTATCTAACTCTTTATTTGAAAGTGATGCCCAGTGTTTGGTTAAGTCTATTTGTGCAGCCTCTATAAGTTTTTTCCATAATCGATTCGGAATTTCAAAAGGACACAATGTTCCAATTTGTTTTTTTCGCCATTCCTCTCTATGAGCTTTCAAAACTTTCAAAGTGTTTTTTGGAGTATCTTCTATCCAATTGATGCCCATTTGGAAGTTATAATTTTTGTCTGCTAACTCTCTCGCTCCCCAAGCAGAAAGACGCAAGACAGCAGGTGCAGAAAATCCCCAATGCGTAACCAAAACAGCTCCGTTTTCTTTATTTAGTTTCGTGTCATTTGCCCAAACAGTTCCATTATTTACAGAAACACCTGCCAAATCTTTTAAACGAACGTCATTTTTTACGTCCATTGTAAAAAGTGAAGGAACAGGATTTGAAATAGAATGACCTAAATTTGTTAGCATTCTCCAAGATTTTGGCTGACTTCCTGTCGAAACAATAACTACATCAGCTTCTACATTGGGTTTGTTTTTTATCTGAATTTGCCACTTAGAAAGGTTATTATTTTCATCTGTTGGAGGAATTAATTTTTCGACAGCAGAACCTTTTTGAATATTGATATTTAACCTTTTAGAATCTTTCAAAAAACAATCAATAATAGTTTGAGAATCATCAGAGATAGGAAACATACGCCCATCAGCTTCTGTTTTGGTTCTCACACCTCGTTTTTTAAGCCATTCTACCATATCTTGAGGTTGAAATTGATAAAACGCACCTAAAAGTTCTTTTTCTCCTCGTGGGTAATTTTTGATTAACTCTTCTGGTTCAAAGCAAGAATGCGTAACATTACAACGTCCACCACCCGAAATTTTTACTTTTTTGAGAAGTGTATTGGTTTGTTCTAAAATAGAAACGTGATAGTTTGGATTTTTTTCTTTTAAATTAATGGCTGCAAAAAATCCACCTGCACCACCACCGATAACTACTACTTTTTTGTTTTTCATTGCGATATATTGGTAAGATACAAATTTAGAAAAAAATCCTTTACTCTTTAATTAGGAAGCATTAATATAGTTGTTTTTGTTACTAACGATAAAATTGAAATTCTTATAAATAAACAAAATGAGACCCACAATTATAATCATGGGTCTCATTCAGAACAATTTAAAATTGTATTTATGAATTAGTTTTATTCCTTATTTTCTTGAAAGAAAAGCAAATGAAACGTAAAGTTGTGCGCTTGACATATTTAATTTCACTTCTTGATTATTGCCATAGTCAAATTTTGGAGTTGCAGCCAAATAACGTAAACCTACACGAAATGCACTACCACTATCATAGTTAGTTATTTTCAAACCACCACTTATTGAGTAAGCAAATGCAGGTGCAGTAACTGATTCTGTTGTAGCAACAGGAATACCTACAGCTTGATAATCAACTTCTGGACTTCTAGCTATCATAAGTCCTCCTAATGCACGAAATTCGGGAGCTACTACTGGCGTGATAGGAAAAGAAAGTTCTATACCACCCATTAAGTTACCATATACCCAAGGTTGGGCATCTTCGATACCTCCAAGATTTATTCCACCAAAATTAACATCATTAGCTTCCTTGTTGTATGGATTGACTTGAGCATCTAACGAATAAGCAAGACCAATCAAAGGATTAAAATAATAAGCACCCTCAAAGCCCAGTCCTCCACCAAATTTAGCTACATCTTTGTAGTCCTCTCCAATAGGAAAGTTTCCATACAAAGTAAATGCTCCATAACTCACTGATTCTTCAGGTGTATCTTGAGCAAAAGAAGTAGATGTCGCTACGAAAAGTAAAGTAAAGGCTGCAAAGAGAGATTGAAATAGTTTGTTTGTCATAATAATAAAATGATTGAAAAGTTTAAAAAATGATTCATCTTGATTGAGTAGAAAAATAAAATCTAATGAGAAAATTATTTTTTACTAAACGAACACAATGATAACATTTTTTTTTAAATAAAGTTATGAACTAAGTGTTAAAAAAATGACTTACGGTCATAATTGATTTGTAAGTGGTTGATATTTAATGTTTTATGTGAAAAAATATTTTATATAAAAGCTTTTTGGTTTTTTAATTTTAATTGATGGGCTTCTATATGCTAGATAAATTCGGTTTTTTGCTAAACATAGTCTGTGTATATTTGGTATTGATTAAAATCTAAAACTAAAAAATCAACCCAATAAAAACACAATGAAAATCTACACTAAGACAGGCGATAAAGGAACAACTTCACTCATTAGTGGAAGGCGTGTATCAAAGGCAAATCTTAGAATTGAATCGTATGGAACTGTTGATGAATTAAATTCTTATATAGGAATGCTTCGTGACCAAAAAGAGCTTTCACACAGAAAAGATATTTTGATAGAAATTCAAGACCGACTATTTACTATTGGTTCATTGTTGGCTTCTGACCCAAAGAAAGTTTCTCATGTTGCTATTCCTCAAATAGATGAAACAGATATTACTGATTTGGAAGTAGCCATTGACGTGATGAATGAAGAGTTGCCTCCAATGACACATTTTATTCTGCCCGGTGGACACTCTGCTGTTTCATTTTGTCATTTGGCAAGAACTGTTTGTAGAAGAGCTGAAAGACGCTGTACGGAGCTACATAATGAAGAAGGCATAGAAGAAATTGTAATTCGTTATCTTAATAGGCTTTCCGATTATATTTTTGTTTTGTCAAGAATGACTTCTCATGAAGTAAAAGCTGATGAGATTGCTTGGAAACCGAGAGTTTAGAAGAATAATTATTTATTGTCTAGGTTATCATTCATATTAAAAACTGTATTTTAAACTGTTTGAAATATAGTTTATTTTAAATAGTACATTTTTTATACAAAAAACATGATACGATTGGCAACTCTAAAGGATGCAAGTTCTATTCATCAAATTCACACAAATGCAGCAAAAATAACTTGTTCAGCATTTTATTCTGAAAAACAAATCCAAAAATGGATAGAAAATAGAACTCCTAATGGCTACAAAGGAGGAATAAGTAAAAAAGAAATATATGTTTATGATATTGAAAACAAGGTAGTTGCTTTTTCTCATATCGTGAAAGGAGAAATTATCGCTCTTTTTGTAAATCCATCTTATCAGAAAAGAGGAATAGGAAAGGTTTTACTATCACATGGCTTCGAGATTGCAACTAAGGAAACTAACGTAGTAACTTTAGAGGCAACACCAAATGCTTTTCATTTTTATCAAAATTTTGGCTTTCAAAAGATTAGTAATAGCTATACAGTTAGAAACGGAATCAAATTAGAAGTGATAAATATGGAAATGAAAAGTAGAGAATAATAGACCTATAATTTATAATAAGGGATAGAAATTAAATGAATTGACACTTTCAATTGGCGTTGTTGCATTGACTGAAACGCTGGAAACGCACTTTTTGACTAAAAAAAATTAAAAAAGTACGTTTAGAGTAAACTGACCATTGCAACAATGTTTTTTCAATTCTATAATTAACTGCTGGTTAGAAATTTAAATTCGTAATTGTTTCTAGGCATATTCGAATATTATAAGTGTTGAGCTTACTTTAAAAAAAATCTATTATTTCTCCTTCTTTTTTTTTAGTTTTGATTATCTACATTCAAATCTCATTAAATATATTATTTTAGGTTATTTTTGAGGAAAATTGATAATTGTCTTTGTTAAAATCTATGAAACGTATTCTTATTTCATTATCTGATTCTGAAAAAGAGCAGAAAGAGGAAAAAATTCTTAAATGGCTAGAAGAGGAGAGCATCCAAACTGAAGTCCTAGAAGAGTATGTTCAAAATCAAACAGATGAAAAAGTAAAAAAGACAAGTAAAAAAATGCGTTTGGTAGCTGTGGTTTCCTTAGGTGTTATTTTAATTTTGGGAGGACTTGCATTTTTTCAGATGCTAGAAACAGACAAACAAAAGGAGCTTTTAAAAGAATCCCAAAAAGAATCAAAACTACATCGTCAAGTCGTTCAGCAGCTTCAAGATTCTATTATTGCCCGTGAAATGAGACATAAAGCCGTTATTAATCAATTACCAGATAGCGTAGTTAATGATGAGCAGTAAAATATTAAACGATAAGCAATCAAGTAAATATTTCATAATTTTCAATTTATAATTCATTCCTATGCTTATTTATTTAATTGGAATGCCAGCTTCTGGAAAATCTACCTTTGGAAAAATTATAGCTCAACAACTCAATTATAATTTCCTAGATTTGGATTCTTTTATCGAAGAAAAAAATAATTCTACCATCCCTCAAGTATTTGAATCTAAGGGAGAGGATTTTTTTAGAAAACTAGAACAACAAGCGCTTCAAACTACCTTTAAGTTAAAA harbors:
- a CDS encoding DUF1501 domain-containing protein translates to MKTTRRKFIGQMGLATAGTLFVPLFLKGFDSMAASSIKTSNKKLIIIQLSGGNDGLNTVIPFRNDIYYKERPQIAIPQNEVIKLSDEQGLNPALLPLKKIYEEGELTIINNVGYPNPDRSHFRSMDIWQTGSSSNEYLSTGWLGRYLDNIHLENQNKPTHFALEMDDTLSLALKGIKKSGFAAQDLNRLKRTTSTPVVKAILDSEKNNVAYSLKSHHEHSHDEQVSYLYQTLSNTAASSEYLFEKNKAGKTVANYPKNRFGKDIQQVAKLINSGCDSQIYYVSLNGFDTHANQKNAQERLFKNYAEAIEALRKDLRKTDNWNDTLVMTFSKFGRRVGENASRGTDHGTANVVFLAGGDLKKKQFVGQAPNLTDLDNGDLKFKIDFRQIYSDILKNWLKTNPKSILNADFENLGLV
- a CDS encoding cob(I)yrinic acid a,c-diamide adenosyltransferase; protein product: MKIYTKTGDKGTTSLISGRRVSKANLRIESYGTVDELNSYIGMLRDQKELSHRKDILIEIQDRLFTIGSLLASDPKKVSHVAIPQIDETDITDLEVAIDVMNEELPPMTHFILPGGHSAVSFCHLARTVCRRAERRCTELHNEEGIEEIVIRYLNRLSDYIFVLSRMTSHEVKADEIAWKPRV
- a CDS encoding tryptophan 2,3-dioxygenase family protein, producing the protein MTQEEIIKAINEKYYNLGENPDTYLKGLLEAKPINYWDYIEVDTLLSLQKPRTDFKDEEIFIIYHQITELTLKLMVHELEQIIEEENITETFISTKIHRLNRYTSMLINSFSVMSEGMDYDDYNTFRSTLTPASGFQSAQFRFIEIYCTGVKNLVNQKGIERLKENANPKIEDYFEHIYWKDAGQNRKTGNKTLTLRQFEEKYLDKFVHLAKELEGNTVEDKLIKLNATSPISVDLQNLLRDFDTLYNVTFPLVHLNTAKHYLDSKGENKAATGGSKWQKYLHPKFQQRKFFPTLWTEEEKEHWAEKK
- a CDS encoding dihydrolipoamide acetyltransferase family protein, with product MAKIEMVMPKMGESVMEGTILTWLKSVGDTIEQDESVLEVATDKVDTEVPATHAGTLVEILAEEGDVVQVGATIAVIETEVDAEGGNTPTNPAPKEEEVEEKEMVLETVSANGSSQVNGVTHQKNDFATATRFYSPLVMSIAKEESVSISELETIKGTGLEGRVTKNDMFSFLQNRKNNGNGSQTVATPQTQQKIEVKERKAESNQKLEQLQPVKSYSSDVEVVEMDRMRKMIAQRMVESKRVSPHVTSFVEADVTNLVNWRNKWKRVVKDRDGVALTFTPIFVEAVAKAIQDFPKINCSVDGDKILMKKGIHVGIAVALSNDNLIVPVIKNTNELNLLGITKKVSELVDKARNNKLSPDDLSGGTYTLSNIGSFGNMLGTPIIMQPQVAIMSVGAVVKKPAVVETEHGDMIGIRHMMYLSHSYDHRVVDGGLGGKFVRRVADYLENFDVNTTI
- a CDS encoding NAD(P)/FAD-dependent oxidoreductase; the protein is MKNKKVVVIGGGAGGFFAAINLKEKNPNYHVSILEQTNTLLKKVKISGGGRCNVTHSCFEPEELIKNYPRGEKELLGAFYQFQPQDMVEWLKKRGVRTKTEADGRMFPISDDSQTIIDCFLKDSKRLNINIQKGSAVEKLIPPTDENNNLSKWQIQIKNKPNVEADVVIVSTGSQPKSWRMLTNLGHSISNPVPSLFTMDVKNDVRLKDLAGVSVNNGTVWANDTKLNKENGAVLVTHWGFSAPAVLRLSAWGARELADKNYNFQMGINWIEDTPKNTLKVLKAHREEWRKKQIGTLCPFEIPNRLWKKLIEAAQIDLTKHWASLSNKELDSLTQQLTQGIFKVTGKSTYKDEFVTCGGISLQEVDFKTMKSKILPDLYFTGEVLDIDAITGGFNFQAAWTTAWIASQNI
- a CDS encoding RDD family protein gives rise to the protein MRNSLTLTKKQSFFLKENRQDPVTGDEFNLGDEIVFCASCKSAFLKESWEYMNSKHCGQTFTLRKFPIQSKLKLSKPIIYDFKKPDTGKRIVAYLIDNLFAGLIAVLAYFILESMARGIAEGLSFLIGTMYMLFRDGIGIKGSLGKRGAGLYFIDTKTKKNASVLTLLFRNVLYWICLFAAISCIVFLEVAIGASGVIGSLLGFGLLIVNIINVFLTIDQSNIFDRILKIELVEKK
- a CDS encoding GNAT family N-acetyltransferase, with translation MATLKDASSIHQIHTNAAKITCSAFYSEKQIQKWIENRTPNGYKGGISKKEIYVYDIENKVVAFSHIVKGEIIALFVNPSYQKRGIGKVLLSHGFEIATKETNVVTLEATPNAFHFYQNFGFQKISNSYTVRNGIKLEVINMEMKSRE
- a CDS encoding DUF1800 domain-containing protein, with product MKSTPQKIQHLYWRAEFGILPKDINMLKTTKNIKSAVKQIFERAKPIHKFSNDFDMHSLSAMKNMNGKQKKQLRKSARQDVRELNVEWVEQMAHPKKGTLREKMAFFWHGHFACELKNPIFAVQQINTIKKHALGNFKDLVLAIAKDAAMILYLNNQQNRKRKPNENFARELLELFTIGRGNYTENDIKEAARAFTGWFTNRLTGEFNFRQRAHDEGQKTFMGKTGNFDGNDIIDIILSKKETAHFITTKIYSFFVNEVEPNKKNIEELTTVFFESDYNIEKMMKHLFLQDWFYEEQNIGSKIKSPVEFLVGMMRTLNLNFKNEDGILFTQKVLGQILFRPPNVAGWQGGKAWIDNATLMVRLNYAGYIFNQAEIEIDIKDEPETKKIRVGRKIDVSANINPLMKSFQKTDTKDLAKELSDFLIQIPQNSKKELNKTFQKTAFEAYANAATNQNEKIKAWTVSILSLPEYQMC